A stretch of the Lytechinus variegatus isolate NC3 chromosome 5, Lvar_3.0, whole genome shotgun sequence genome encodes the following:
- the LOC121415745 gene encoding uncharacterized protein LOC121415745 isoform X2: protein MRSMSNTRLSTWRKIAFIAAFFFIGFIEMGVVKSFGVIIAEIVFQMNSDLWTVGFIFGAYNGLTYLLGPFILPTIKYLSLKQSSAIGIIGGLCLAASSFTSNIAQLATCFVISDTGAPIGMILLPILAEFLKETYGWRGCMLLLGGIFLYAPASLLVMAGRREDLGDTSERLHVDERDNNSNGGNDVNLQAEQGSSIDLLEGPSYQEMEDQVSGSQQAKKAQSQDVVSAIRHVWRFVSDFFGLSLFTEVSSLFTFCLFQLSGGLIITAWVVFLIPHGVAKGFPLSRAVFLASIGGIGNILGRLGQGPIIYHKWLSSSSLTFICAFINACVLLIDPLIDSYPVLAAATFVNGFTLGARTTVLVVLTKEILPVDNFATGYGLVALFYGLGQPLGGLLAGWLSGTFSYSIAFMFLGGLEIMGTIFLLPTRYALKQRSDREEL from the exons ATGAGAAGCATGTCTAACACCAGACTGAGCACGTGGagaaaaattgcattcatcGCGGCATTCTTTTTCATCGGCTTCATTGAGATGGGAGTCGTCAAGAGTTTTGGCGTGATCATCGCCGAGATCGTCTTCCAAATGAATTCTGACCTCTGGACGGTTGGATTTATATTTGGGGCTTACAACGGCCTAACATATCTACTTG GACCTTTTATCTTACCGACGATAAAGTACCTGAGTTTGAAACAATCGTCTGCAATTGGTATCATTGGTGGACTGTGTCTTGCGGCTTCTTCTTTTACATCAAATATAGCCCAGCTGGCCACCTGTTTTGTAATCTCAG ATACGGGAGCTCCAATAGGAATGATCCTTTTACCTATCCTGGCAGAATTTTTAAAAGAGACGTATGGGTGGAGAGGCTGCATGCTCCTCCTTGGTGGAATCTTTCTCTACGCACCGGCATCACTGTTGGTGATGGCAGGCAGAAGAGAAGATCTAGGAGATACCTCTGAAAGGCTGCATGTTGACGAAAGAGACAACAATTCAAATGGTGGGAATGATGTGAATCTGCAGGCCGAGCAAGGTTCAAGTATTGATCTACTAGAAGGTCCAAGTTATCAAGAAATGGAGGACCAAGTATCGGGCTCCCAGCAGGCAAAGAAAGCTCAAAGTCAGGATGTCGTCAGCGCAATAAGACACGTATGGCGATTCGTTTCTGATTTCTTTGGCCTTTCCCTATTCACAGAAGTATCAAGTTTATTCACATTTTGCCTGTTTCAGCTTTCCGGCGGACTGATAATTACCGCATGGGTAGTTTTCTTGATACCACATGGAGTTGCAAAGGGGTTTCCCCTATCACGAGCTGTTTTTCTGGCATCCATAGGAGGAATAGGAAACATTCTTGGTAGGTTAGGCCAGGGTCCGATCATCTACCATAAATGGCTATCATCTTCGAGCCTCACTTTCATCTGTGCTTTCATTAACGCGTGTGTACTCTTAATAGATCCATTAATAGATAGCTATCCCGTTTTAGCAGCCGCCACGTTTGTCAACGGCTTCACTCTCGGTGCAAGGACAACAGTACTTGTTGTCCTGACTAAAGAAATCCTTCCTGTTGATAATTTTGCGACTGGATATGGTTTAGTAGCTTTGTTCTACGGCTTAGGGCAACCCTTAGGAGGATTGTTAGCAG GTTGGCTTTCAGGAACCTTCTCCTACAGCATCGCTTTCATGTTCCTTGGTGGATTGGAAATTATGGGCACTATCTTCTTGCTACCCACTCGATACGCGCTGAAGCAAAGAAGTGATCGTGAGGAATTATaa
- the LOC121415745 gene encoding monocarboxylate transporter 1-like isoform X1, with product MRSMSNTRLSTWRKIAFIAAFFFIGFIEMGVVKSFGVIIAEIVFQMNSDLWTVGFIFGAYNGLTYLLGPFILPTIKYLSLKQSSAIGIIGGLCLAASSFTSNIAQLATCFVISGVSFSFVLAVALIQFNTFISPEDFALYFGITDTGAPIGMILLPILAEFLKETYGWRGCMLLLGGIFLYAPASLLVMAGRREDLGDTSERLHVDERDNNSNGGNDVNLQAEQGSSIDLLEGPSYQEMEDQVSGSQQAKKAQSQDVVSAIRHVWRFVSDFFGLSLFTEVSSLFTFCLFQLSGGLIITAWVVFLIPHGVAKGFPLSRAVFLASIGGIGNILGRLGQGPIIYHKWLSSSSLTFICAFINACVLLIDPLIDSYPVLAAATFVNGFTLGARTTVLVVLTKEILPVDNFATGYGLVALFYGLGQPLGGLLAGWLSGTFSYSIAFMFLGGLEIMGTIFLLPTRYALKQRSDREEL from the exons ATGAGAAGCATGTCTAACACCAGACTGAGCACGTGGagaaaaattgcattcatcGCGGCATTCTTTTTCATCGGCTTCATTGAGATGGGAGTCGTCAAGAGTTTTGGCGTGATCATCGCCGAGATCGTCTTCCAAATGAATTCTGACCTCTGGACGGTTGGATTTATATTTGGGGCTTACAACGGCCTAACATATCTACTTG GACCTTTTATCTTACCGACGATAAAGTACCTGAGTTTGAAACAATCGTCTGCAATTGGTATCATTGGTGGACTGTGTCTTGCGGCTTCTTCTTTTACATCAAATATAGCCCAGCTGGCCACCTGTTTTGTAATCTCAG gtgtttcattttcattcgtTCTTGCCGTGGCTCTTATTCAGTTCAACACTTTTATTTCGCCTGAGGACTTCGCGTTATATTTTGGAATTACAGATACGGGAGCTCCAATAGGAATGATCCTTTTACCTATCCTGGCAGAATTTTTAAAAGAGACGTATGGGTGGAGAGGCTGCATGCTCCTCCTTGGTGGAATCTTTCTCTACGCACCGGCATCACTGTTGGTGATGGCAGGCAGAAGAGAAGATCTAGGAGATACCTCTGAAAGGCTGCATGTTGACGAAAGAGACAACAATTCAAATGGTGGGAATGATGTGAATCTGCAGGCCGAGCAAGGTTCAAGTATTGATCTACTAGAAGGTCCAAGTTATCAAGAAATGGAGGACCAAGTATCGGGCTCCCAGCAGGCAAAGAAAGCTCAAAGTCAGGATGTCGTCAGCGCAATAAGACACGTATGGCGATTCGTTTCTGATTTCTTTGGCCTTTCCCTATTCACAGAAGTATCAAGTTTATTCACATTTTGCCTGTTTCAGCTTTCCGGCGGACTGATAATTACCGCATGGGTAGTTTTCTTGATACCACATGGAGTTGCAAAGGGGTTTCCCCTATCACGAGCTGTTTTTCTGGCATCCATAGGAGGAATAGGAAACATTCTTGGTAGGTTAGGCCAGGGTCCGATCATCTACCATAAATGGCTATCATCTTCGAGCCTCACTTTCATCTGTGCTTTCATTAACGCGTGTGTACTCTTAATAGATCCATTAATAGATAGCTATCCCGTTTTAGCAGCCGCCACGTTTGTCAACGGCTTCACTCTCGGTGCAAGGACAACAGTACTTGTTGTCCTGACTAAAGAAATCCTTCCTGTTGATAATTTTGCGACTGGATATGGTTTAGTAGCTTTGTTCTACGGCTTAGGGCAACCCTTAGGAGGATTGTTAGCAG GTTGGCTTTCAGGAACCTTCTCCTACAGCATCGCTTTCATGTTCCTTGGTGGATTGGAAATTATGGGCACTATCTTCTTGCTACCCACTCGATACGCGCTGAAGCAAAGAAGTGATCGTGAGGAATTATaa